ACCTAAAATGAAACCGGTAGATTTATAAAAATGACTATGAAAAAGACATTCGCATTTTTACTGATTACGTGCTTTTCCGTATTCAACAGCACTTTTGCACAGTCCAAAGACGAAGCTGCCGTGGCAAGTGCCGTAGAAGCCCTAAAAAAAGCAATGATCGATGCCGATAAAGCGGCACTGGAAAGTCTTACCGACGAGGCCCTCAGCTACGGGCATTCCAATGGAAAGATTGAAGATAAAGCGGAGTTTGTGCGTGCCATTGTAAGCGGTGAATCTGATTTTGTAACCATCAATCTTACGGAACAAACCATTAAAATTGTCGGAAATGCCGCCATTGTAAGGCACAAGTTAGCCGGGACGACCAATAACAGCGGTAAACCCGGTACGGCAAACCTTGCGCTTTTGATGGTATGGCAAAAACAAAAAGGAAGCTGGAAATTGCTGGCCCGTCAGGCGGTAAAAATTTAGCCTGTTGCCTTTTTACAAAAAGTCCCTCCGACAAAAAGCCGGGGGGACTTTTTTATGTTTTATTTCTTTTCAAATACGCTCCGTACCGTGTTTCAGCGGTGTTTACAAAAAGAAAAAACGTAATATGCGACGGTAGTGGGTTGAAAAACCTATTTTTGTCCTGAAAATAAATCTTTCGTTCAACCCACTTGAATCCTATGAAGACCGTAGATTCGTACAATTTTGCAGGGAAGCGAGCGCTTATTCGCGTAGACTTCAATGTGCCCCTCAACGAGAAATTCGAAATTACTGACGACACCCGTATTCAGGCAACTCTTCCCACCATCCGCAAGATCCTGGCGGACGGCGGCTCCTGCATTCTGATGTCACACTTGGGACGCCCGAAAGACGGGCCAACTGAAAAATATTCCCTTAAACACCTGATCAATCCGCTGTCGGTCATACTGGGCGTTGAGGTTAAATTTGCCGATGATTGCATCGGAGAATCTGCCTATGATCAGGCAACTACCCTTAAAGCCGGCGAAATCCTGTTGCTCGAAAACCTGCGTTTTTACAAGCAGGAAGAAAAAGGCGACGTAGCTTTTGCCGAAAAATTGTCCCAACTCGGAGATGTTTGGGTAAACGATGCCTTCGGAACCGCGCACCGCGCCCACGCTTCTACGGCCGTGATCGGTCAGTTTTTTGAAGACCGTATTTGCGGGTACGTTATGCAGGCTGAAATCGACAATGCCCAGCGCATTCTCGAACACGCGGAGCGTCCTTTCACGGCCATCATGGGCGGTGCCAAGATCTCGGACAAAATCCTCATCATTGAGCGTCTGTTGGATAAAGTAGACAATCTCATCATCGGTGGCGGGATGACCTACACGTTTACCAAAGCCCTGGGTGGCCAAATCGGCAAGTCGTTATTAGAAGCTGATAAGCAGGAGCTGGCCCTTGAAATTCTAGAAAAAGCTAAAGCAAAAGGTGTGAATATCATCATGCCCGTAGATAACGTGTGCGCCGATGCTTTTTCAAACGACGCCAATCGGCAAGTGGTGGCTACCGGACACATCCCCGACGGTTGGGAAGGTTTGGACATTGGTCCTGAGTCGATCACCTTGTTTGAAGAAGCGGTTCGTACTTCAAAGACCATTCTTTGGAATGGCCCGATGGGGGTATTTGAATTTCCTAATTTTGCCATCGGAACGGACGCAATTGCTAAAGCAGTGGTGAGAGCAACGGAAGAAAACGGAGCGTTTTCGCTTATCGGCGGGGGAGATTCAGCTTCAGCCATCAACAATGCCGGCTATGGCGATCGGGTAAGCTACGTTTCCACCGGCGGCGGGGCGTTGCTCGAATACATGGAAGGAAAAGAATTGCCGGGCGTAGCGGCTTTGGCGTAGGGGTATCGGCACTTATAAATAAAGAGGACACCTTTTCGGGTGTCCTCTTTATTTATAAGTACTCAAAAACTACTGTGCTTCATATTTCTCCACTACCCGCAGAATATCCTCGTCTTTCGAAAGCTTGAGTTTTTGTTCTTTGATAAAGGTTTCCAGTTCGGCCTGCTTATCACCGAGCGCTTCCAAAAGTGTCTTTTTGTCTTTTTTGAGACGGGTTATCGCACCGTTTTTAAATAAATACAACGCCTCATCTTTCATGAACCGCTTGGTCTGAGTGGCTGAGCCATAGAGTTTTTCCGTCTGGATGCGCACGGAAGTGTGTTTTAATAACTTGACGTTGCCATCGTACAGTACCTGATAAAAATTTCGGTCGGTCAGGGGGTCAATGGCCGGGAAGCCACTTCTGAATACGCCGTCATTGGTCGAAAATTCCGTAATTTCCTTACTGAAACGGTACGGCTTCTGATTTTCTTCGTATTCGAGTTCATCCTTGTAAAGATCATAGCGCATTTTGGCCAATTCATACGTTTTGCCGTTATTTTTGGCTTTGACGCTGCCCCTCGACCAAGCGTCGTTCAGGTACGGAGATCCTTCGATCTCGGTGTAGCCGCCTTCAAACATCGGGCGACCGTTGATGTCCTGAAGAAACATACTTTGAGCGTATGTTGAGAGGGTCAATAAAATCAATCCCCCACAGAGTAATGACTTTTTCATGTTGCGTTGTACTTTTGCGAGCAAATTAAACAATCTCCCTTGCGACTCCAAGACCATCTTTACCACGTTATCCAAAGTCTGCCCGGTTTTATCCCCGAAACGTGGCTGGCAGGAGCTTTTTTATTCATTATTCTCAGTGAAATATTGCTGAAATACAGCCGTTGGCAATCACAAACCAACGGCATTTTGCGGGCGTTGACCGTTATTCTGCTTACGGTGGCGTTTGGTTTGGTTTTTCTTCAATGGAACGATTTGGGCGGGTATTTATTTCATCACCTGATCTATCTCGACCACAAAGCCGGTTTCTTCAAACTGCTTATTCTGACGGCTACGCTCTTGGTGCTTCTGCACGTTCAGCTCATGCGGACAGATTTGCCGGCTGAATTTTACAGCCTTTTGTTAGCGGTAGTCTTGGGCCTTTTTCTGATGACGATGGCGGTCAATGGCCTGAGTATGTATCTTTCCATTGAATTGGTGTCGATCGGGTCGTATTTAATGGCCACGTTGGGCAAGGGAAAAACATCAGGGGAAGGCGGTATCAAGTACCTGTTGTTTGGGGCGTTGAGTTCTGCTATTATGTTGTACGGATTGTCTTTATTGTATGGTATGACGGGAACGCTGAATTTCACGAGCGACGTATTTGCCCATCAGTTAACCCAAAACCCGCCGATTATTTTATTGGTTGTGGGGTTTCTTACGCTGGGCGGGGTTTTGTTCAAGTTGTCGTTGGTGCCCTTTCATGTGTGGCCGCCGGATGTGTACGAGGCAGCGCCTACACCCGTTGTTTCCTTTCTGTCAACGACGCCTAAGGCCGCCGCGCTGCTGTTGCTGATGCGGCTTTTGAGCGTATTGCCCGCCGATTTTCAAAAACTTACGGCCATTATTGCGCTAGTGAGTATTTTGGCGGGAAATCTTGCGGCCCTTTGGCAAAATGATCTGAAACGGCTCATGGCCTATTCGGGTATTGCGCAGGCGGGTTTTATGATTGTAGGCTTGGCGGCGTTGAATCAAACAGGATTTGAAAGCACTACTTTTTACGTGACGATTTATGTATTGACCAATCTTGCAGTCTTTTTGCTGATTGATCTATTGGGGCAAATTACTCCGACACTGGCTTCCATTGCGGGAAAAGGAGTTATGTATCCCTTTTTAAGCGTTTGTTTCACGCTCCTGATAGTGGCATTGGTAGGGCTTCCGCCAACGGCAGGATTTACGGCTAAGCTGCTCGTGTTTTCGTCACTTTGGGAAGCCTATCAGACCACCGGCGACCAATTGCTGATCATTCTTTTGGCGCTTGGGTTACTCAATGCCGTTGTTTCGCTGTTTTATTATTTTAAAGTTCCGTTTTATCTGTTTTTCAGAACGGCTGCTTCTTCATCGCCTGCCGACCGTATTCCGTACACAGCAGCAATCGCAGTATCTTTATTGACCCTTACGGTTTTACTGCTTTTTTTCAAAACGGATTGGCTGCTTGATTGGATTCGGCTCCTGTAATGAATGCCGTGTATTTACTTCTTTTTGTCCTTGGTCACGGTTGCAGTATTCATTGATTATTATCAGCTTAACGAATAATTTTGTCCTTCTGAGAACAACGGATAGCCCAAGCTTTTATCTTTGTCCGACTTTTTAACCAAATCTGAGAAAAACTGCGTTCTACAATACGTTAAAAGAGATCAGTCATTCATCGCTACTTCGTACCAGAGCTACCTATCATTTATAGAACAAACGATTTTCATGGAACACGGTAACGGTCACCATAATTTAGATAAAATTTCGGGCGCAGGTTTATTGGTTGCATTAGGCATTGTATACGGAGATATCGGAACCTCTCCATTGTACGTAATGCAGGCTATTATCGGCAAAGGCCGCATTAATGAAGAAGTCGTATTGGGCGCTCTTTCGTGCGTATTCTGGACGCTGACCCTCCAGACAACCATCAAGTACGTCATTTTGATCCTTCGGGCCGACAACCGGGGAGAAGGCGGAACCTTAGCATTATTTGCGTTGGTACGTCGACATGCCAAGTGGCTCACCATTCCCACCATGATCGGGGGAGCGGCACTCCTGGCCGACGGGATCATTTGCCCCCCTATTTCAGTTTCCTCGGCCGTGGAAGGATTAGAGATTCTATATCCTGATATTCAAACGGTTCCTATTGTTCTGGTTATTTTGGCGGTACTGTTTGTCATTCAGGTATTTGGGACAAAAGTGGTCGGCGGGGCTTTTGGGCCGATCATGCTGGTATGGTTTTCGACCTTGGGGATTTTAGGGTTTTCGCACGTTATCCAAAATCCGCTCGTCATCAAAGCCCTCAGCCCTCATTATGCCTATCAATTGTTGGTAGAGCATCCCGGTGGATTTGCGCTGTTGGGAGCCGTATTTCTCTGTACCACCGGAGCGGAGGCGCTCTATTCCGACTTAGGCCACTGCGGTCGGGGAAATATTCGGGTAAGTTGGGTATTTGTTAAAATGACCCTGTTACTCAACTACTTCGGTCAGTCGGCGTGGCTGATGGCCCATAACGGCCAATACCTCAACGGACGTAAACCTTTTTATGAGCTCATGCCGGATTGGTTTCTGTTGCCGGGCATTGCCATTGCCACCATGGCGGCGATCATTGCCAGCCAAGCCTTGATCACGGGCTCGTTTACGCTGGTCAGTGAAGCCATTCGACTGAATTTCTGGCCAAAGATCAAACTGAAATATCCTTCGGCCCAAAAAGGACAACTCTATGTGCCGAGCATCAACCTGCTTCTTTTTATCGGTTGTGTGGCGGTGGTTTTGTATTTCAAACGCTCTACCAATATGGAAGCGGCCTACGGCTTGGCCATTACGCTGACCATGCTCGTCGATACGCTGCTGATGTCTTATTATCTCTATACGCACCGCTACAATATGTGGCTGGTCATTGTGTTTTTGGTGGTATATTTTGCGGTAGAAAGCGCGTTTATGCTGGCCAATTTAGAGAAGTTTACGCACGGCGGTTGGGTATCGGTACTGATCTGTACCATTTTGGCAACGGTTATGTTCATCTGGCTGAAAGCAGGTCAGATCAAGGCCCAATTGACGGAATATACCAAGTTGGCAACGTACATTGATGCGCTCAAAGAACTCAGCCGCGACGTAAGCATTCCTAAATATGCCACGCACCTGGTGTTTATGTCCAATGCTTCGCGAACGAGTGAAGTGGAGTCCAAAATTATTTATTCCATCTTCGAAAAACGCCCCAAGCGGGCCGATATCTATTGGTTTGTACACGTTGATACCACCGATGAACCGTATACAATGCAGTATAAAGTGGATGTCATTGAGCCTGATGATGTCATTAAAGTCACTTTTCGACTCGGATTCAGGATAGAACAGCGCATCAATCTTTACCTGCGCCGTATCATCGAAGACATGGTCAAAAACAAAGAAGTGGATATTACCAGCCGATACGAGTCACTGCACCGACACAATGTCATCGGTGATTTCCGCTTTGTGGTGCTGGAAAAATTCCTTTCGTACGAAAACGAGTTGCCTATTTTTGAGCAACTCATCATGAAAGCATATTTCTTTATTAAGGGCTTTACCAATAGTGAAGATAAATGGTTTGGGTTGGATAGCAGTGCCGTAAAGATTGAAAAAGTACCGCTTATTATCAGGGCTATTGATAAAGTAAATCTACAACGGATTTACGGCTAATTTTTTTACCCATCTATGGAATCTAACGAAGGTCATCGGCACAACAACTCAAAAGTTTCAGCGGCCGGATTACTCATTGCACTGGGGATCATTTACGGAGATATCGGAACCTCTCCCCTTTACGTCATGAAGGCTGTCACTGGAACGGTCAAGCCGATCATGGAAAATGAGATATTAGGGGCGCTCTCCTTGGTATTTTGGACACTTACCCTGCAAACCACTTTTAAATACGTTATTTTAATTCTTCGCGCCGACAACCGGGGCGAGGGAGGTATCTTTGCCTTGTACGCCTTGGTGCGCCGGCATGCCAAGTGGATCACTGTTCCGGCCATGATCGGCGGGGCAGCATTGCTTGCCGACGGCATCATTACCCCGCCCATCTCGGTCTCTTCGGCCGTAGAAGGGTTAAAGATCATTTATCCTGAACTGAAGACCATCCCCATTGTTATTGCCATTTTATCGGCGCTGTTTTTGATTCAGAGCTTTGGAACAGGTATTGTGGGCCGTGCGTTCGGACCCATTATGCTTATTTGGTTCCTGATGCTGGCGGTGTTGGGATTCAGTCATATCAGCGATGCGCCCGAAGTGCTCAAGTGTTTTAATCCATATTACGGGTATTGGCTGTTGTTTGAGTATCCCGAAGGCTTTTGGCTGTTAGGAGCGGTATTTTTGTGTACTACCGGGGCGGAAGCATTGTATTCAGATCTGGGGCACTGCGGCCGGGGCAATATTCGGGTAAGTTGGGTATTCGTAAAAGCGACGCTTTTTCTGAACTATCTTGGTCAGGGAGCATATCTGCTCAGCATCAAAGGTCAACCGCTCGGAACTCGCAATCCATTCTATGACCTCATGCCGGATTGGTTTTTATTGCCGGGCATTTGCATTGCGACCATGGCGGCGATCATTGCCAGTCAGGCCCTGATCACCGGTTCGTTTACGCTGGTCAGTGAGGCCATTCGCCTGAATTTCTGGCCCAAAGTACGGTTACGTTATCCAAGCGTCCAAAAAGGGCAATTGTACGTGCCCAGCGTCAATTGGCTGCTTTTGGCGGGCTGCATCGGAGTGGTGCTGTATTTTCAGGAATCGTCCCGAATGGAAGCGGCCTACGGGTTGGCCATTACATTGACCATGTTGATGACCACGCTTTTGATGTCCTACTACCTGTACGCCAAGCGGTATAATTTTTGGGGTATTATTTTGTTCCTGGTTCTCTATTTAGGGATTGAAGGCTCTTTTTTGGTGGCCAACCTCCTCAAATTTATGCATGGCGGTTGGGTGTCTCTGATCATCGGAGGGACCATTGTTTCCCTGATGATTATTTGGTACAATTCTTTTTATATCAAACAGCAACTGACCGAGTACGTCAAGTTGGACAGGTACCTGGACGCGCTCAAAGAACTCAGTCGTGACGTAAGTATTCCTAAATATGCTACGCATTTGGTATTTATGTCGAGTGCTTCGCGGATAAACGAGATTGAGTCAAAAGTGATCTATTCTATATTCCAAAAACGCCCGAAACGGGCGGATATCTATTGGTTTGTACATGTTGATACCACCGATGATCCATACACGCTGGAATACAAGGTCAATATTCTTGAGCCTGAAGACGTGGTAAAGGTCAATTTCTATCTGGGTTTCCGGGTTGAGCAGCGTATTAATCTCTATCTGCGTAAGGTGATTGAAGAAATGGTGAAAAACAAGGAGGTAGATATTACCAGCCGCTATGAATCCCTTAACAAACAAAATGTGGTGGGTGATTTCAGGTTTGTGGTATTGGAAAAGTTTTTGTCCTATGAAAACGAATTACCTTTGTTTGAGCAACTCATCATGAAAGCTTATTTCTTTATTAAAGGATTTACCAATAGTGAAGATAAGTGGTTTGGACTGGATGCCAGTGCAGTAAAGATTGAGAAAGTTCCTTTGGTGATTCAGCCTATTGAAAACGTAACGCTTAAAAGAAGATATAATTAAAATAGACAATGAAAATTCTGATTACCGGCGGTGCCGGCTTTGTTGGTTCTTCGTTGGCGATCGCGCTGAAAACCAACTATCCTTCGTATGAAATTTATTGTTTGGATAACCTTAAGCGTAAAGGTTCTGAACTGAATGTGGCTCGGATTTCGCAATTGGGAATTCATTACGTACACGGGGATATACGAAACAAAGAAGATTTTGATTCTCTGCCCGCCGTTGATACGGTCATTGAAGCTTCGGCAGAACCTTCGGTACTGGCAGGACTGGACGGAACACCTGACTATTTGATTAATACCAACCTTTTCGGTACCGTCAACTGCCTCAATTATGCACTTAAACACCGGGCAGGGTTCATTTTTCTTTCAACCAGCCGGGTATATCCGATCAAGACCATTGAAACCCTTAATTTTACCGAAGCCGAAACCCGTTTTGAGTTGACCGATGACCAGCCCGTAAAGGGGGTTTCGTCCAAAGGGATTGCCGAAGATTTTCCGTTGGATGGCGCCCGTTCGCTGTATGGAACCACCAAGCTGGCTTCGGAATTGATCATTCAGGAATACAATGAATTTTATGGGTTAAAGACCGTCATCAACCGGTGCGGCGTCATTACGGGGCCTTGGCAAATGGGAAAGGTAGATCAGGGGGTAATGGTTCTGTGGATCGCCAAGCATTATTGGCAACAGCAATTGGGCTATTTCGGCTACGGCGGTACGGGGAAACAAACCCGCGACATGCTGCACGTGGCGGATCTGTATCGTTTGATCGATTGGCAATTGCACAACTTAGAAAAAGTAAACGGAGAAATACTCAATGCCGGCGGAGGAAACGAAAGCAGCACGTCATTGCAGGAATTAACCAAGATCTGTCAGGAAGTAACGGGCAAGACCATACCCATCAAACAGGTGGCTGAAACCCGCACGGCAGACATTCGATTGTACATCACCGACAATTCAAAAGTGACGCGCCTGACTGGCTGGGCTCCTCAGATCGGGGTACGGCAGATCGTAGAAGATATTGCCGAATGGCTGGATCAAAATCATGTTACTTTAGAACCTATTTTAAAATAAATTATTTGTTACAATGTACTGATTAACAAATAATAAGAAACGTAAAGCCTCACTACTCACTACTATCATGCACATTCAAGTTCGTCATACCACCAATCCTGCGGATTTCAAAAGCTACGATACGCATCGTATTCGTGAAGAATTTTTGATGGAAAAACTCTTTGTTCCGGATCAGTTCCACTTTGTGTACTCTCATTATGATCGCATGATCGTGGGCGGAATCAAACCCGTGGGTCAATTGCATAAACTGCCCGTGTATGAGGAGCTGCGCGCTGATTATTTTCTGGAGCGCCGAGAACTGGGTATTCTCAACGTAGGAGGTGACGGGTTTGTCATGGTAGGTGATGAGCTTTTTACGCTGCAAAAACGGGACTGTTTGTACGTGGGGAAAGGCAATAAACTGGTTTCCTTTAAAAGTCTGGACCCCGAGTTTCCGGCCAAATTTATATTGATCTCTACTCCCGCGCATCGTATCGTGCCTACTGCCCTCATGAAAGCGGCCGATGCGCTGCCTGTAGATATGGGCTCACCGGAGAAAGCCAATACCCGAACAATCTATAAGTATATCCATGCCGGTGGACTGGAGAGTTGTCAGCTGGTAATGGGCATGACCGCCATGAAATACAGCAGTGTTTGGAACACCATGCCCCCCCACGTTCATGACCGTCGGTCGGAGATTTACGTCTATTTTGACATGGAAGAAGATCAGCGGATTTTTCATTTCATGGGCGAGCCCGAAGAGACCCGTCACTTGGTGGTCGCCAACGAACAGGCCGTTATTTCGCCTCCGTGGTCTATCCATGCCGGGGCCGGCACCACCAGCTATTCGTTTCTGTGGGCCATGGCCGGTGAAAATTATTCTTTTACCGATATGGATATGCTGACAATGAATGAAATAAAGTGATATTTCAAAAAAACTGACCGTAATGCTTGGTTTTTAGAAAAAAAAGGCACAGTTTAGTTTTACAATCGTTAAAGGTTGATTTTACAAAGCAGAGATAGCGGCCTGATAGAGCAGTTCGCTATTTTTTTCCCTTGTGAGTCCACAAATACGGTTGCAAATAAAAGTTAAACTAAAACTGTGCGTAATTATGAGACTTCAAGTGCACGCGATCCATTTCGACGCAGATTCTAAATTGCTCGAATTCATTGAAAAAAAACTCGGAAAACTCGAAACATTTTATGACCGAATAACCAGCGGAGAAGTATACCTCCGATTAGATAAAAGTGAAAGCAGCAAAGTCAAAAATAAAGTTGTAGAAGTAAAGATCAACGTTCCCAATGCGGAGTTGTTTGTGAAAGAAAGCGGCAGAAGTTTTGAAGAGGGTACTGACTTAGCCCTTGAGGCACTCAAAATTCAGATAAAAAAATACAAAGCCAAACGGCAGGATGTAGAGAATAGAACCATCAAAGACGCCACAACTAATGGTGCAGAAGTAGCCGAAGAAATAGAAATAGAGGAGATTTAGAACGGAATCTACATTTACAAAAAAGGCGAATACACCGGGTATTCGCCTTTTTTTATTGGGCTTTATTGTCTGAAAGTCTTTTATCCTTCTTAACTTTGAAATGCCTTTACACCTCATCTTTTCCAACTTCCCTTATGAGAAAGCTTTTACTTTTAGTATTAACCCTTATCACTTGTGGTATTCATCCTGTGGTGGCCCAAGTGCAAAAGGCTCCCGGCCGAGCCGAAGGTGACGGTCCGCACAAGCGGCTCATCATCAGAGGGGTAACGATCATCAACAGTACGGGCTCGCCCCCGATCGGTCCCATGGATATTGTGGTAGAAAATAACCGTATTGCCCAAATCCGTCAGGCGGGCTATCCGGGCATGCCCGACGATCCCCAAAGCGGCGTAAAAGCCAATCCCGGCGACAAAGAACTGAATTGCCGGGGTATGTACCTGATGCCGGGATTCGTAGATATGCACGGGCACATCGGTGGAGTGCAGCAGGGAGCTAATGCTGAATACGTGTTTAAACTTTGGATGGCGCACGGCGTCACTACCATTCGGGACCCGTCATGCGGCAATGGGTTGGATTGGGTCCTTGATCAAAAAGAAAAAAGTGCAAAGAACCTGATCACGGCTCCCCGCATCAAAGCCTACACCGTTTTCGGACAGGGGGCCAAAGATTTCATCATCACGCCTGAGCAGGCCCGTGAATGGGTACGGGATAATGCCAAAAAGGGCGCTGACGGCATCAAATTTTTTGGGGCAGAACCTGAGGTCTTTAAAGCTGCACTGGACGAAAATAAAAAATGGGGCCTCGGCTCGGCTGCTCATCACGCTCAAACCGAAGTGGGACGTATGAATGCCTTGGCAACCGCCAAAGCCGGCCTGACAACTATGGAGCACTGGTATGGACTGCCGGAAGCACTGTTTGATGATAAAACCCTCCAAAATTACCCATCTGATTATAATTATAACAACGAGCAAAACCGTTTTGAAGAAGCGGGTAAACTGTGGAAACAGGCGGCCAAACCCGGGAGCGATAAATGGAATCAGGTGATGGACGAAATGTTGAAACTGGATTTTACCATCGATCCTACCTTCAATATCTACGAAGCCAACCGCGAATTGATGCTGGCCCGTCGCGCCGAATGGCACGATGAGTATACGTTGCCTTCGTTGTGGCGTTTCTACGGTCCGAGCCGTATTTCGCACGGCTCGTATTGGCACAATTGGGGGACGGAGCAGGAAGTGGCCTGGAAAGAAAATTATCGTCTCTGGATGGCGTTTATCAATGAATACAAAAATCGCGGCGGGCGCGTCACCACGGGCTCGGATTCGGGCTTTATTTACCAATTATACGGATTTGCGTACATCCGTGAGTTAGAGCTGCTGCGCGAAGCGGGCTTCCATCCGATGGAAGTCATTCGGGCTGCTACGCTCAAAGGCGCTGAAGCCCTCGGGATGGCCAAGGATATCGGTTCGGTAGAAGTGGGAAAATTGGCCGATTTTGTAATTACGGAAGAAAACCCGCTTGCCAACCTGAAAACGCTGTACGGTACCGGGGCTATTCGTCTCAACGATAAAAACGAAGTGACGCGCGTAGGCGGCGTAAAATACACCGTGAAAGACGGCGTGGTATACGATGCTAAAAAGCTCTTGGCCGATGTGCGCAGGATTGTGGCCGACGCTAAAAAAGAAGAAAATTTTGAAATCACGCAACCGGGCATTCCCCAAAAAACAGGAAAAGTCTCCGGCAGCAACAAATAACCGTAGGGGCGGGCCCGCTGCGGCGATTCGCTTGCGTCCGCCCTGTCTCCGAACCACAAAACCGCAGA
Above is a window of Runella slithyformis DSM 19594 DNA encoding:
- a CDS encoding nuclear transport factor 2 family protein, with the protein product MKKTFAFLLITCFSVFNSTFAQSKDEAAVASAVEALKKAMIDADKAALESLTDEALSYGHSNGKIEDKAEFVRAIVSGESDFVTINLTEQTIKIVGNAAIVRHKLAGTTNNSGKPGTANLALLMVWQKQKGSWKLLARQAVKI
- a CDS encoding phosphoglycerate kinase — protein: MKTVDSYNFAGKRALIRVDFNVPLNEKFEITDDTRIQATLPTIRKILADGGSCILMSHLGRPKDGPTEKYSLKHLINPLSVILGVEVKFADDCIGESAYDQATTLKAGEILLLENLRFYKQEEKGDVAFAEKLSQLGDVWVNDAFGTAHRAHASTAVIGQFFEDRICGYVMQAEIDNAQRILEHAERPFTAIMGGAKISDKILIIERLLDKVDNLIIGGGMTYTFTKALGGQIGKSLLEADKQELALEILEKAKAKGVNIIMPVDNVCADAFSNDANRQVVATGHIPDGWEGLDIGPESITLFEEAVRTSKTILWNGPMGVFEFPNFAIGTDAIAKAVVRATEENGAFSLIGGGDSASAINNAGYGDRVSYVSTGGGALLEYMEGKELPGVAALA
- a CDS encoding NADH-quinone oxidoreductase subunit N gives rise to the protein MRLQDHLYHVIQSLPGFIPETWLAGAFLFIILSEILLKYSRWQSQTNGILRALTVILLTVAFGLVFLQWNDLGGYLFHHLIYLDHKAGFFKLLILTATLLVLLHVQLMRTDLPAEFYSLLLAVVLGLFLMTMAVNGLSMYLSIELVSIGSYLMATLGKGKTSGEGGIKYLLFGALSSAIMLYGLSLLYGMTGTLNFTSDVFAHQLTQNPPIILLVVGFLTLGGVLFKLSLVPFHVWPPDVYEAAPTPVVSFLSTTPKAAALLLLMRLLSVLPADFQKLTAIIALVSILAGNLAALWQNDLKRLMAYSGIAQAGFMIVGLAALNQTGFESTTFYVTIYVLTNLAVFLLIDLLGQITPTLASIAGKGVMYPFLSVCFTLLIVALVGLPPTAGFTAKLLVFSSLWEAYQTTGDQLLIILLALGLLNAVVSLFYYFKVPFYLFFRTAASSSPADRIPYTAAIAVSLLTLTVLLLFFKTDWLLDWIRLL
- a CDS encoding KUP/HAK/KT family potassium transporter; translation: MEHGNGHHNLDKISGAGLLVALGIVYGDIGTSPLYVMQAIIGKGRINEEVVLGALSCVFWTLTLQTTIKYVILILRADNRGEGGTLALFALVRRHAKWLTIPTMIGGAALLADGIICPPISVSSAVEGLEILYPDIQTVPIVLVILAVLFVIQVFGTKVVGGAFGPIMLVWFSTLGILGFSHVIQNPLVIKALSPHYAYQLLVEHPGGFALLGAVFLCTTGAEALYSDLGHCGRGNIRVSWVFVKMTLLLNYFGQSAWLMAHNGQYLNGRKPFYELMPDWFLLPGIAIATMAAIIASQALITGSFTLVSEAIRLNFWPKIKLKYPSAQKGQLYVPSINLLLFIGCVAVVLYFKRSTNMEAAYGLAITLTMLVDTLLMSYYLYTHRYNMWLVIVFLVVYFAVESAFMLANLEKFTHGGWVSVLICTILATVMFIWLKAGQIKAQLTEYTKLATYIDALKELSRDVSIPKYATHLVFMSNASRTSEVESKIIYSIFEKRPKRADIYWFVHVDTTDEPYTMQYKVDVIEPDDVIKVTFRLGFRIEQRINLYLRRIIEDMVKNKEVDITSRYESLHRHNVIGDFRFVVLEKFLSYENELPIFEQLIMKAYFFIKGFTNSEDKWFGLDSSAVKIEKVPLIIRAIDKVNLQRIYG
- a CDS encoding KUP/HAK/KT family potassium transporter; this encodes MESNEGHRHNNSKVSAAGLLIALGIIYGDIGTSPLYVMKAVTGTVKPIMENEILGALSLVFWTLTLQTTFKYVILILRADNRGEGGIFALYALVRRHAKWITVPAMIGGAALLADGIITPPISVSSAVEGLKIIYPELKTIPIVIAILSALFLIQSFGTGIVGRAFGPIMLIWFLMLAVLGFSHISDAPEVLKCFNPYYGYWLLFEYPEGFWLLGAVFLCTTGAEALYSDLGHCGRGNIRVSWVFVKATLFLNYLGQGAYLLSIKGQPLGTRNPFYDLMPDWFLLPGICIATMAAIIASQALITGSFTLVSEAIRLNFWPKVRLRYPSVQKGQLYVPSVNWLLLAGCIGVVLYFQESSRMEAAYGLAITLTMLMTTLLMSYYLYAKRYNFWGIILFLVLYLGIEGSFLVANLLKFMHGGWVSLIIGGTIVSLMIIWYNSFYIKQQLTEYVKLDRYLDALKELSRDVSIPKYATHLVFMSSASRINEIESKVIYSIFQKRPKRADIYWFVHVDTTDDPYTLEYKVNILEPEDVVKVNFYLGFRVEQRINLYLRKVIEEMVKNKEVDITSRYESLNKQNVVGDFRFVVLEKFLSYENELPLFEQLIMKAYFFIKGFTNSEDKWFGLDASAVKIEKVPLVIQPIENVTLKRRYN
- a CDS encoding NAD-dependent epimerase/dehydratase family protein: MKILITGGAGFVGSSLAIALKTNYPSYEIYCLDNLKRKGSELNVARISQLGIHYVHGDIRNKEDFDSLPAVDTVIEASAEPSVLAGLDGTPDYLINTNLFGTVNCLNYALKHRAGFIFLSTSRVYPIKTIETLNFTEAETRFELTDDQPVKGVSSKGIAEDFPLDGARSLYGTTKLASELIIQEYNEFYGLKTVINRCGVITGPWQMGKVDQGVMVLWIAKHYWQQQLGYFGYGGTGKQTRDMLHVADLYRLIDWQLHNLEKVNGEILNAGGGNESSTSLQELTKICQEVTGKTIPIKQVAETRTADIRLYITDNSKVTRLTGWAPQIGVRQIVEDIAEWLDQNHVTLEPILK
- the kduI gene encoding 5-dehydro-4-deoxy-D-glucuronate isomerase, translated to MHIQVRHTTNPADFKSYDTHRIREEFLMEKLFVPDQFHFVYSHYDRMIVGGIKPVGQLHKLPVYEELRADYFLERRELGILNVGGDGFVMVGDELFTLQKRDCLYVGKGNKLVSFKSLDPEFPAKFILISTPAHRIVPTALMKAADALPVDMGSPEKANTRTIYKYIHAGGLESCQLVMGMTAMKYSSVWNTMPPHVHDRRSEIYVYFDMEEDQRIFHFMGEPEETRHLVVANEQAVISPPWSIHAGAGTTSYSFLWAMAGENYSFTDMDMLTMNEIK